From the genome of Chroicocephalus ridibundus chromosome 1, bChrRid1.1, whole genome shotgun sequence, one region includes:
- the ENDOD1 gene encoding endonuclease domain-containing 1 protein: MKTSIVFLLCISVFPGFSQGRVVGEDETGFAECNVFFPGQVPPEGFTEPFHVKICQQYNKEPRFATLYSTKDKIPLYSAFKYTKPAQNEEESWLVEPQIDDPENDLHEMVHEADVIGTVASLGANQALTSDYVGSGYERGLLNPSLLNEEDFQMATYTLTNAVPLSPSLSKSWHRDIGRVVEEALVPHCSKKDHLYLLAGAIPSSVRVKGKVSVPESLWLAACCDAPEGWSLGLVKKINDENSLADLTVGELEKQLLAGVHLFKGSCGEDNPSQEKIEAILQAVSQIRSGEQVETSDNQEAKDSGLVRKVAGVIATPFIKLLELLIYVFVELVKFVFYFLWLVIKRVGGAVLDGVYSLWNGVVSYLKAISMVLISIPYDVGRVIVNIFLGFLEIVQDVASLTYRILRIPVGFVLHLAAFPYHSICAIPSVLTDMATGIGGTFSLIIDATAALLHGFYYLAGHIVKRFVPKGSSDD; the protein is encoded by the exons ATGAAGACGTCaattgtatttttgctttgcatCTCAGTTTTCCCAGGCTTTTCCCAGGGCAGAGTTGTTGGAGAGGATGAAACTGGTTTTGCTGAGTGTAATGTGTTCTTCCCTGGACAAGTTCCACCCGAAGGGTTTACGGAGCCTTTCCACGTGAAAATCTGTCAGCAGTACAACAAAGAGCCACGCTTTGCAACCCTCTACAGTACTAAGGACAAAATCCCTCTTTATTCAGCTTTTAAGTATACAAAGCCAGCCCAAAATGAGGAGGAGAGCTGGCTGGTCGAACCGCAG ATAGACGATCCAGAAAATGACCTGCATGAGATGGTGCATGAAGCTGATGTCATTGGCACTGTGGCCAGCCTTGGTGCAAATCAAGCCCTGACCTCAGACTACGTGGGCTCCGGTTATGAGAGAGGGCTGCTCAATCCCAGCTTGCTCAATGAGGAGGATTTCCAGATGGCCACTTACACGCTCACGAACGCCGTCCCTCTGAGCCCATCTCTGAGCAAAAGCTGGCACAGAGACATTGGGAGGGTAGTGGAAGAAGCTCTGGTCCCTCACTGCTCCAAGAAGGATCATCTGTATCTCCTTGCAGGCGCAATTCCTTCCAGTGTCCGAGTTAAAGGGAAGGTGTCAGTGCCAGAGAGCCtctggctggcagcctgctgtGATGCTCCAGAGGGATGGTCCCTGGGACTGgtcaaaaaaattaatgatgaaAACAGCTTAGCAGACCTCACGGTgggagagctggagaagcagcttctAGCAGGAGTTCACTTGTTtaagggcagctgtggggaagacaACCCAAGCCAGGAGAAAATAGAAGCAATACTGCAGGCTGTCAGTCAGATCCGCTCTGGAGAGCAAGTAGAAACAAGTGACAACCAGGAGGCCAAAGACAGTGGCTTGGTGAGGAAAGTGGCTGGTGTCATTGCTACCCCTTTCATCAAACTTCTGGAACTCCTCATCTATGTGTTTGTGGAGCTGGtgaaatttgtgttttattttctgtggcttgTTATCAAGCGGGTTGGTGGTGCAGTTCTGGATGGAGTCTACAGCCTGTGGAACGGGGTGGTGTCCTACCTTAAAGCCATAAGCATGGTGCTCATCAGCATCCCCTATGATGTGGGGAGGGTCATCGTCAACATCTTCCTGGGCTTCCTGGAAATTGTTCAAGATGTGGCATCCCTCACCTACAGGATTCTGCGCATCCCTGTGGGGTTTGTCCTTCACCTCGCTGCTTTCCCTTACCACTCCATCTGTGCCATTCCCTCCGTCCTCACAGACATGGCCACCGGGATTGGGGGCACCTTCTCGCTCATCATCGATGCCACAGCCGCACTTCTGCATGGCTTTTATTACTTGGCTGGTCACATAGTCAAACGGTTTGTCCCTAAAGGCTCCTCTGATGACTGA